The following are encoded in a window of Corythoichthys intestinalis isolate RoL2023-P3 chromosome 8, ASM3026506v1, whole genome shotgun sequence genomic DNA:
- the LOC130920812 gene encoding sialic acid synthase-like, producing the protein MPLKFELCPGRMIGANHPCFIIAEIGQNHQGDIEVAKKMIKMAKDCGADCAKFQKSELEYKFNKRALERPYKTKNSWGETYGDHKRHLEFSHEQYRELQKYAKEIGIFFTASGMDEMAVEFLHELNVPFFKVGSGDTNNFPYLEKTAKKGRPMVVSSGMQSMETMRKVYKTVKEHNPNFAILQCTSAYPLEAEDVNLRVITEYQKEFPDIPIGYSGHESGIYISVAAVALGAKVIERHITLDKTWKGSDHEASLEPSELVELVRSIRLVEKALGSGLKKMLPCEKPCHDKLGKSVVAKVKITKGTVLSLDMLAVKVAEPMGVAAEDIFHLVGKTVTEDVNEDESVSPDVVECYGKKAKCCG; encoded by the exons ATGCCTTTAAAATTTGAACTTTGCCCGGGTCGGATGATCGGAGCCAACCACCCATGCTTCATTATTGCCGAAATAGGACAAAACCACCAGGGAGACATCGAGGTcgctaagaaaatgatcaaaatgGCAAAG GACTGTGGTGCCGACTGTGCCAAGTTCCAGAAGAGTGAGCTGGAGTACAAGTTTAACAAACGTGCTTTAGAGCGTCCTTACAAGACAAAGAACTCATGGGGGGAAACTTATGGTGATCACAAGCGCCACCTAGAGTTCAGCCATGAGCAGTACAGGGAGCTGCAGAAGTATGCAAAGGAGATTGGGATTTTCTTCACCGCCTCGGGAATGGATGAG ATGGCGGTAGAATTCCTCCATGAGTTGAATGTGCCTTTCTTCAAAGTGGGCTCAGGAGACACCAACAACTTTCCTTACCTGGAGAAAACGGCCAAGAAAG GACGTCCCATGGTGGTATCCAGTGGGATGCAGTCCATGGAGACGATGCGTAAAGTGTACAAAACAGTGAAGGAGCACAACCCAAATTTTGCCATCCTGCAGTGTACCAGTGCCTACCCCCTTGAGGCGGAGGATGTCAACCTTAGAGTGATCACA GAATACCAGAAAGAATTTCCCGATATTCCAATCGGGTATTCTGGCCATGAGTCAGGAATCTACATTTCAGTGGCAGCTGTTGCTCTGGGGGCAAAGGTCATAGAGCGTCATATCACACTGGATAAGACATGGAAGGGAAGCGACCACGAAGCATCTCTAGAGCCGTCTGAGCTAGTCGAGTTGGTTCGTTCCATTCGACTGGTGGAGAAGGCACTAGGAAGTGGCCTCAAAAAGATGTTACCCTGTGAGAAGCCGTGTCACGATAAG CTCGGGAAGTCAGTTGTGGCCAAAGTGAAGATAACCAAAGGAACTGTCCTGAGTCTGGACATGTTGGCAGTGAAGGTAGCCGAGCCCATGGGAGTAGCGGCCGAAGACATCTTCCATTTGGTTGGCAAGACTGTCACAGAGGATGTAAATGAGGATGAGAGCGTCTCACCAGATGTGGTGGAATGCTATGGAAAGAAAGCCAAGTGCTGTGGATAG